A single window of Bos javanicus breed banteng chromosome 19, ARS-OSU_banteng_1.0, whole genome shotgun sequence DNA harbors:
- the C19H17orf114 gene encoding uncharacterized protein C17orf114 homolog isoform X1 produces MFLGLDPAAPPDPDGSPAVAPIAAEGGIPSLGSGAYFSRKARLSFRHQLHDVASANDSTI; encoded by the coding sequence GCCTGGATCCAGCTGCCCCTCCAGATCCAGATGGCAGCCCGGCTGTAGCCCCCATTGCCGCCGAGGGAGGGATACCATCCCTAGGATCTGGTGCCTACTTTAGCAGGAAGGCCCGGCTCTCCTTCCGCCACCAGCTGCATGATGTAGCATCAGCCAACGACTCCACCATCTGA
- the C19H17orf114 gene encoding uncharacterized protein C17orf114 homolog isoform X2, translating to MGLKGAWCFPWCGCRRQRRTDRGAGLDPAAPPDPDGSPAVAPIAAEGGIPSLGSGAYFSRKARLSFRHQLHDVASANDSTI from the exons ATGGGTCTGAAGGGGGCATGGTGTTTCCCATGGTGTGGGTGCCGGAGACAGCGAAGGACTGACAGAGGAGCAG GCCTGGATCCAGCTGCCCCTCCAGATCCAGATGGCAGCCCGGCTGTAGCCCCCATTGCCGCCGAGGGAGGGATACCATCCCTAGGATCTGGTGCCTACTTTAGCAGGAAGGCCCGGCTCTCCTTCCGCCACCAGCTGCATGATGTAGCATCAGCCAACGACTCCACCATCTGA